AACACAGGACTGAGCAGTAGCCAGTTGAGAGGAGGGAGTTGTCTAGTGCagatcactgctgctgttgctctacCTCTCACCATCCTTTGCGTCATAACTGTTGCACCATATATTATGGGCCTTCCCAGTGTGCTAATAACCTTGCAGTTGAATCACCGTAAGCAAAAACAAAGACTACCTTCTGTGATAAAACACGTCATATCTGTTGCTCCAGGGTATGACAAGCCTACTATGCTTACGTTTGTGTAATAAAGTCCTACGTACTGTGACAATACATATCTACTGCGCTAGTGTAAAATAGGTCTATCTACTGAGATAAAGTGCATATCTGCTGCGGTGTTATACAAGGCTGCCCTTTTTGCTCCAGTGAATCTTACCTACAGCACCATTATTTTAGACCCTCTCTCTTGCGACAAAATACATTATACCTTATACGGAACTGTATTATAGGCATACCTAATGTGACAGTGTATAATAGGCCTACTTACTGCAACACAGTACATCTTACCTTCTGCGCCAGTGCATTTGGAAAAAGTGTATCGTACTTTCTGTGCCAGATTTCCATTGCTCTGTCAGTGACCTAGACTTTCATTTGAAATATCTTAAGCTGAATAATTGGGAAAAATCATATAtctatatttatttaaaaaaaaaacaaaatgagTGACTTAAAATATATTATGTTACACCTGGCCTCAATGGTTGTGATTGTGCACGGTCATCGTGATTTTCCTGGCGTTGCTAATAGATGTTTCCTTCCCCCAGAAAAAGGGATTTGCCGAGCTTTCATTCCTTCTTTCTTCTACAATTCGGAGACAAGAGCTTGTGACTGCTTTGTGTATGGTGGGTGTTTGGGCAATGATAACAGGTTCGACACACTAGATGATTGTCTGAAAACTTGTGGCGTTATACCCAGTCTGCAGGAAAATACTGAAGAATGTGATAACATCCTAGGAAGTCTAAATCCACTGGCGAAGAAAGAGGTATTGGATGCTATAAAGTCTTCGTCTCAGGTTCCGCTTCTTCAGCAGACGCTATCAGATCCTCAGCAACAGCCCGTGTTACAAACTCAGCAGCCTTTCCAACAAATTAATCAGCCTTTGCCGCTACCCCAGAAGCCTTTGCCACAAGCCCAGAGGCCTTTGCAACATGTTAAGCAACCTTTGCTACAAACCCAACAACATTTGCTACAAACCCAGCAACATTTGCTACAAACCCAGCAACATTTGCTACAAACCCAGCACCCTTTGCTACAAACCCAGCACCCTTTGCTACAAACCCAGCACCCTTTGCTACAAACCCAGCACCCTTTGCTACAAACCCAGCACCCTTTGCTACAAACCCAGCACCCTTTGCTACAAACCCAGCACCCTTTGCTACAAACCCAGCACCCTTTACCACAAGCTGTCCAGCCGCAAATATCAGAGCACTGGCTACAAGGTCAACTGGTTCCAGTCATAGTAACAACGGGTAAGGAGAACTGGTCCAGGAAGGTGCAGAGTCAAGTGACCACTGGTATTAACAGCCTCTTAGGTACCCTCTACGTGGGACAGCCAGTTGTCATCAATTATTTACGTGATGACCAGACAACGTCTTGCTAACTCCATTACTCAAAAAGACATTCACCCCATAAATATTATACATTACCAAATCGCGTGAACAAGGATCagattttatgtatattttttgttatatttttaaACTGATGTATAAGAATGTTGCAAATTACTTATGGTATGTTACCAAGGTTCTATATTTAGTTTCAATTCTCCATATCTAGAATCATTCTATATATGAATTTTTTACACAATATTAAAAGACCATTCTCGCGAACAGTGTCAGTTAATTTATTTTGAAAAATGTGTAAAGTACATAAATACCAACATGCATCATAATTCTGTATAATGCAGTAGCTAAATATGGAGTTGTTACATTTACAATGTTTATCTGACGATACACTCAATATTAATCTTTTTTATGAGAAATACTTCAATATGTAATACAAACCACATCCGGTTTATCTGAATAAGATGTGTAGGTTAATAagtttatatataatatacatatatgtaaaggCAGATTAACCTACGACggtggtgtatatacaccgagagatgtatataattgtatatacATTGACGTGTATATACTTCATTATATACCTTAGTGTAAATGAACTATGAAGTGTATATacttcagtgtatacacagaggtTTATaaacttcagtgtatatacagcgagTACTTTAATCTCTTAGGAATTAAAGTATCCTCGACTAGCAGTGTACCAGTGAGAGGCAGTCTTCCTGACCTTCGTTACCACAGCAATCTGTttagctatcataactttggtcccagtccctggacccattatgtgcttttGTAATCTTTttgaccaccgcccacaggatgggtatgtggtgcataataaaggtATTAAACTGACCCTCGTATTGTCGATACTTTTAAACCTAACAGACTGCCTTTAACAGCCTACTGATGGAGGCTGGAGTGTGCGAGCTATTACCAATAATTTTGCAATGATTGACCAGTAAGAGTGGGGCCTCCCGTCCGCCCCAGGGTGTGGCGAGGCCTCCCGTCCCCCCCAGGGTGTGGCGAGGCCTCCCGTCCGCCCCAGGGTGTGGCGAGGCCTCCCGTCCGCCCCAGGGTGTGGCGAGGCCTCCCGTCCGCCCCAGGGTGTGGCGAGGCCTCCCGTCCGCCCCAGGGTGTGGCGAGGCCTCCCGTCCGCCCCAGGGTGTGGCGAGGCCTCCCGTCCGCCCCAGGGTGTGGCGAGGCCTCCCGTCCGCCCCAGGGTGTGGCGAGGCCTCCCGTCCGCCCCAGGGTGTGGCGAGGCCTCCCGTCCGCCCCAGGGTGTGGCGAGGCCTCCCGTCAGCCCCAGGGTGTGGCGAGGCCTCCCGTCCGCCCCAGGGTGTGGCGAGGCCTCCCGTCCGCCCCAGGGTGTGGCGAGGCCTCCCGTCCGCCCCAGGGTGTGGCGAGGCCTCCCGTCCGCCCCAGGGTGTGGCGAGGCCTCCCGTCCGCCCCAGGGTGTGGCGAGGCCTCCCGTCCGCCCCAGGGTGTGGCGAGGCCTCCCGTCCACTGACAAATTATGTGGACTATATATTCGGTAATATCAATTACTTGACCTGAGTAATTGGCTTGggtaattttatataaatataacaggaatatatatataaatataaatatataaatataacatgaaaagtcggtcgatggatctataatttcctcactaacagaacacagagtagtagccAACAGAGTAAAGTCGGAGGCAggcatggtgaaaagctctgttccacaaggcacagtactcgctcccatcttgttcctcatcctcatatctgacagacaaggatgtcagccacagcaccgtgtcttcctttgcagatgacacccgaatctgcacgacagtgtcttccattgcagacactgcaaggctccaggcggacatcaaccaaatctttcagtgggctgcagaaaacaatatgaagttcaacgatgagaaatttcaattactcagatatggtaaacacgaggaaattaaatctccatcagag
Above is a window of Cherax quadricarinatus isolate ZL_2023a chromosome 24, ASM3850222v1, whole genome shotgun sequence DNA encoding:
- the LOC128690897 gene encoding uncharacterized protein, with protein sequence MSDLKYIMLHLASMVVIVHGHRDFPGVANRCFLPPEKGICRAFIPSFFYNSETRACDCFVYGGCLGNDNRFDTLDDCLKTCGVIPSLQENTEECDNILGSLNPLAKKEVLDAIKSSSQVPLLQQTLSDPQQQPVLQTQQPFQQINQPLPLPQKPLPQAQRPLQHVKQPLLQTQQHLLQTQQHLLQTQQHLLQTQHPLLQTQHPLLQTQHPLLQTQHPLLQTQHPLLQTQHPLLQTQHPLLQTQHPLPQAVQPQISEHWLQGQLVPVIVTTGKENWSRKVQSQVTTGINSLLGTLYVGQPVVINYLRDDQTTSC